AGGGGAACCAATCGGTCTCACGTCGCGGTGTCGTGCGAGGCATCCACTTCGCCGACGTGCCGCCGAGCCAGGCGAAGTACGTCACCGCCCCGCGCGGTGCCGTGCTCGACTTCGTGATCGACCTCCGCGTCGGATCGCCGGCCTTCGGGCAATGGGACTCCGTGCTCCTCGATGATGTCGATCACCGTGCCATCTACATCGCGGAGGGACTCGGCCACTGCTTCGTGGCGCTCACCGAAGACGCCAACGTCAGCTACCTGGTCTCCGCCCCGTACAACGCGGAGCGAGAGCATGGGATCAACCCATTGGACCCCGCCGTCGGTCTCGACTTCCCGATCGCATCCGACGCCCTCCTGCTTTCGCCGAAAGACACCGACGCACCGACGCTCGCCGAGGCCGAGGCCACCGGCCTGCTGCCGACGTGGGAGAACGCTCGAGCGTTCTACGACTCGCTGAACGAAGGGCGATGAGCATGCGCGGCATCATCTTGGCCGGTGGATCCGGCACTCGGCTGTGGCCGATCACCAAGGGCATCTCGAAGCAGCTCATGCCCATCTACGACAAGCCCATGATCTACTACCCGCTGTCGACGCTGATGATGGCCGGGAT
The Agromyces albus DNA segment above includes these coding regions:
- a CDS encoding dTDP-4-dehydrorhamnose 3,5-epimerase family protein; the protein is MQIRELKIPDSYEITPKPFGDDRGVFFEWYRSDRLEAVIGHSLSLAQGNQSVSRRGVVRGIHFADVPPSQAKYVTAPRGAVLDFVIDLRVGSPAFGQWDSVLLDDVDHRAIYIAEGLGHCFVALTEDANVSYLVSAPYNAEREHGINPLDPAVGLDFPIASDALLLSPKDTDAPTLAEAEATGLLPTWENARAFYDSLNEGR